The sequence CCAGGACTTGTATTCCTTCTCGTAGCGGGCGGTCTCGCGCTGCGTGTCCTTCGCGGTGACGTACGGGTTGAGGATGTGCGTGTTGTAGAAGATGAACGCGCCGGCCCCGAGGAAGACGAGCACCGACACGGCGGCGGCCAGCATCCAGCCCGGAGTGCGTCGGGCCTTCGCGGCCGCCCAGCGCTCGCGCCACCGCGCCTCGCGTCCGCGCACGGCGAGCAGGTAGCCCGTCAGGACGAGGAGCGCCGCCAGCCCGTACCAGTACAGGCGGTGCCAGAAGATGGCCGGCACCACGTTGGCGTAGCGGTTCATGTCCGAGTACCGCACGGCGGGCTCGGAGGCGTAGCGGACGAGGTTGTCCTCCACGCCCAGCAGGCCCAGCGCGGCCTGCGTCGCGAAGTAGAGCACCATCACCAGGTACGCGAGGTACTTCTGGTGGATGAGCACCTGCGCGAAGAACGCGAGCACGCACAGCAGCACGTCGCGCAGGAAGTCGAGCAGGAAGAGCTGGGTGAAGTAGAGGCTCCACTCGATGTCGAAGAAGCCACGGCCCACCTGGCACACGAGCGCCGCGACGAAGGCGACGCCCTTGAGCGAGAGCACGACGAGCAGCAGCGCGGCCAGCTTGCTGGAGTAGGCCACCCACGTCGGCGCGCGCGTGGCATCCACGATGTCGCCGAGCCCCGCGTCCCGCTCCTTCCACACCAGCTCGCCCGCGTAGAAGGTGAGGATGATGAGGGTGAAGGGACGGAACGAGCCCATCGCCAAATCCAGCACCTGCCACGTCAGCGGGTACGTGGGCGTACCGAAGAGCTGGTTCGACACCAGCACACCGATGGTGACGAAGGTGAGCCCCGCCACCACGAAGGCCCAGTACACCGGCGAGCGGAGCACGTCGCGGAAGGCCAGCCACGCCGAGGACGCCGCGGTGGCGAGCCAGCTTCCCGTCGTCGGCGCGGCGGTGACGGAGGGCAGGGCGACGGGGGCGGGGGAGGCCTCGTCGCGTGTGGCGCCCCGGCCGCTGTGCTCCTCCACGGTGGTGCGGAACCGGGCCACCGTCAGCCCGAGCAGCGCCGCGCCCACGGCGAGCCACAGCACGCGGTTGCCGAGCATCACCCCCGTCAGCGGGAGGAGGTCGCGGTTGCGCTCCGCGGGCGTCCAGTAGCGCGTCACCGTTTCGAAGGTGATGAAGCCGAATGGGTCCAACAGTGCGCCGAGCTGCTGGTACTGCACGTCACCGATGGCCGCGCTGATGACGAAGTAGCCGAGCACCAGCACCACGACGCCCACGTACACCGGGGCCATGCGCCGGGTGAGCGCGGCCAGGGCGAAGAAGAGCGCGCCGGCGGAGAAGAGCGTGGGCCACACGCCGACGACGTAGGGCCAGAGGTACGCGGCCGTCTGGTGCGTGGTGAGCTGCGAGTGGTCCAGCGCCCACGCGACGAGCAGCCCCAGCCCGAGGCCGGGGAGGATGGCCAGCATCAGTACCGCGCTGAAGACATACGCGCCCAGGAAGCGGCCGAGCAGGTACGGGGTCTTCTTCACGTTCTTGGTGAAGATGAGCATCCACGTGCCATGGCCGAAGTCCTGGTACGCGGCCTGACCGAAGACGGCGGCCACCATGAACAGGCCGAAGAGGGCGAGCATGGTGATGGTGCTGTAGAGGGTGTGGGGGCTGTTGGCGAGGACGCGCTCGGCGCCCGAGGCCACCGAGATGCTCTTGAAGACGCCACCCACGGCGAGCGCCATCAGGAGCCCGGAACCGGCCAGCACCGCGGCGTAGACCCAGGTGGAGATCATCTTCACCCGGCGCCGCAGCTCGAAGAACACGAGGGCGGAGAACATGGCGTGTCCTCTCAGGACTGCTGCTTCTGGGCCCGCGACAGGGCGTGGAAGTAGACGTCCTCCAGGTCGGGATTCGCGGGCTCGAAGCCCGGCGGCGCGCTCTCCGCGTAGACGTGGACGAGCCGCTGCCC comes from Pyxidicoccus parkwaysis and encodes:
- a CDS encoding M1 family aminopeptidase, with the protein product MFSALVFFELRRRVKMISTWVYAAVLAGSGLLMALAVGGVFKSISVASGAERVLANSPHTLYSTITMLALFGLFMVAAVFGQAAYQDFGHGTWMLIFTKNVKKTPYLLGRFLGAYVFSAVLMLAILPGLGLGLLVAWALDHSQLTTHQTAAYLWPYVVGVWPTLFSAGALFFALAALTRRMAPVYVGVVVLVLGYFVISAAIGDVQYQQLGALLDPFGFITFETVTRYWTPAERNRDLLPLTGVMLGNRVLWLAVGAALLGLTVARFRTTVEEHSGRGATRDEASPAPVALPSVTAAPTTGSWLATAASSAWLAFRDVLRSPVYWAFVVAGLTFVTIGVLVSNQLFGTPTYPLTWQVLDLAMGSFRPFTLIILTFYAGELVWKERDAGLGDIVDATRAPTWVAYSSKLAALLLVVLSLKGVAFVAALVCQVGRGFFDIEWSLYFTQLFLLDFLRDVLLCVLAFFAQVLIHQKYLAYLVMVLYFATQAALGLLGVEDNLVRYASEPAVRYSDMNRYANVVPAIFWHRLYWYGLAALLVLTGYLLAVRGREARWRERWAAAKARRTPGWMLAAAVSVLVFLGAGAFIFYNTHILNPYVTAKDTQRETARYEKEYKSWAALPQPRIISADVTFHIYPETLRLESLGTYRVRNKTQEPIHKVLISIASDAQVKKLSLAGVDRAASHDEKLGLFVYELPTPLAPGAEADLAFDLEFGARGFKHGAQRTDIVGNGTFFNNYDNLPVLGYQAGAELVEDGDRKEYGLAPKERMPDRDDPKALAENYIRQDSDFISFQATVSTSPDQIAVAPGYLEKEWTENGRRFFRYKMDQPILNFFSVLSARYEVMRDTWKDVRLEIYHHPTHTYALDRMMRGMKDALEYCSESFGPYQHRQARILEFPRYATFAQSFPNTIPYSEGIGFIARVRENNPDDVDYPYYVTAHEIAHQWWAHQVVAGRAQGATMTSETMAQYSALMVMKHRYGAAKMRRFLKFELDQYLMGRALERKKEVPLSRVENQPYIHYNKGSLVMYALQDFIGEERVNRALKRYVEKVRFRGPPYTGSSELLGFLREETPAEYQYLLEDLFDTITLYDNRAVSATMRKNTQGTWDVTLKVLSKKYRADDKGAQTELDFNDWMDVGALDEKGEAVFLEKRKVAKGESELKFTVPVKPAQVGIDPLNVLIDRTSTDNVTEPTEGQPVAMGSPPTR